Below is a genomic region from Mustela lutreola isolate mMusLut2 chromosome 1, mMusLut2.pri, whole genome shotgun sequence.
CCATCGTTAGCATCTCATCTCCAGCCAAACCCCATCCAGCTTCAACAAAATATGGTATCGAGAGTCACATGAAGGAGACACACACGTATAACAATCATAATCTACtgcaaggaggaggaagagatcaGACTGATTCTTAGGTCAGAAGCTTCTCCTAGGATTTCCAGCTCTTTAATTCCCTAAAGCCAGAACTTAGGACTCCCCAGTCAGAAAGGGGTCTAGCACGTGCATCCTGGCCCAGGCCAGGAGCACCAGGGAGGATGAACACGGGATGCAGGAATGAAAGCACCAGGCACCCAAGCATGCTGTGGTAGTCTCAGGTGCCGAAACTCACTAGAAAAAGTGCCCAACCTACCTGAAGGTGCCTGGCATTTTGGGACAGGTCTGTGGCCACAGGAGGAGTAAGCAAACCAGGAGGAGGACCCAAAAGAGATGTTGAAGCTGCGCCTATGTGGACAGAGAAGCAATCTCCAGGAGCTGCATCTACCATTTCCAACACTAGAGTCAGAGAGAAGGTATGGTGGACCCAAAGGGCAAAGTGACTCCAAGCAACTCCTCCACAGGGTCTCACTTGCCACCACGGTGCTCATCTCCTATTTTCCTATGAAACGCTGGCAGCAAACTGCACTTGACTAGGGAAACCCCAAGAGCCACATTTTAAAAGACGAACTCCAAAGCACGTAATACCCAGTATGCAGCCAAACAGGGATAAAGGTGATCACCTGAGAAGTTGCGTCCCCCTGGAAGCGGGTTGATCCGCTGGCGCTTAAACTGGGACATTGGGAATGTTGTCCTCTTTCAGAGTCTTAGAAAAAACCTttaattggaaaagaaagaagttaacaGCTCAGAGAATTTTCCACGGACCCCCAAAAAGTAACAGAGGATCTTAATGAAGGTGAGAAGGAGGAATGAATGGAGAAGATGGAGGGAACATAAAGAGCAGGAAATGCAAAACTTACATTGTTCCAGTCTGCCCTCACAATAAATTAGTGGTGGGTGATACTGTCAAGctactttaaagaaaaggaaactgaagctcacagAGACTgagacttgcccagggtcacatcaCCAATTAGTGACAAAACTGAGACTCGCACCCAGGTCGCCAACAACTTAGCGCTTAGCGCTCCTCTCACGATGCCACGCCACCCGCAGATGCTTGGGGAGACTGGGAGATCGGAAAGGGCCCCagggacattcattcattcaaatacatCCGCCAAAATGCTCCACGCAAGGCCGCGAAATATGGAGGAGGCTGGTGCCGGAGAGAAGGTGTGGGCCCTCTCCCCGGAAGCCCGGCCCGTTGTTCTCCGGACTGGCTGGTGGGAAGGGAGCCCCGTGGCCCGGCCGAACGCGAAGCCGGCagcgcgcccgcccgcccgccctcctGCTCCGGTACTCCCTGGGCCTTCGCTCCCGCCTCAGCAGCCGCCGACACCGGGCCTCCCGGGCCGGGCCGCGGCGGGGCCACCGTGGGAGGACGAAGGCGCGCGGTTTCTCCTCCTCCCGCCCGCCCCCAGGGCCGAGGCCGTTGCCAGGGAGACGGGACTTGCAGTCCGGAGGGGGGCTCGGCCCCTTCCGCGCCCCGTGCATCTTTGCTGCCCGGCCCTCGCCGCCCCTCGGCCGGGGGAGGAGCGAAGGGGCAGAGGGGCGGCGGGGGGCCCCCCAACCCACCTGCGGGCCAGGGCCGCGACACCGGGGGGACAAAGACACCCGGAACCACCACAGCCGCTGCTGCCGCCACCACCGGAAGCGCCTCTCCGGAAGCGCGACCACTGGTCGGAAGCTGCCACTCTCCCGGATAtggtccctccctcctctctaccgacttctcccttcccccacgcCGGCCTGCCATCCCGCTCCAACTGTGGAACGGAAGTGCGCCTTCCCCGATCGGATGCGCGTTAGGAAGCCTGGCCTTGATGGTGTCCCCGCTTTACTGTCCCATTAGAAAAGTAGGCTTTAGAGCATTGGTTCCTGCTCCAAAGACAGCAGGAGCTGGACCCCTAAATAGAAGAGAGCACCTACCACCCGACACCTGGCCTTGTTCTGGCAGACCCTAGGGCTGCAGTTGCAAGAGAAGCAGCCCCTCCTGACTGAGATGGGTGCCTGATCAGCGACCACTTCTAGGAGACATTACTGTCTGACCCAAGCCAATGATTTCATCTCTAGCCTATCCCTTCCACtgacagcccctcccccacacacacccccttccacTAGTATCTACAGGAGACTaagcttttccctttccccaatgAGCAAAGAGTTAGGAACCTAACGTGCTGTAATAAATAAACTGCCACAGTATTTTGGTAGACATTTACAATGTTCTCAGAAACTTTTCCTTTAGTCCTCACAACCCTGGAAGATAAGGTCAGGAATTAATGCCCTAATTCTCAGATAGGAGACCTAAGACTTGAGTGAAATGACATGCTTCAAGTCACACCGCTAATCACTGGTCCCTTTAGTCTCCATTAACAACCCAGGGCTGCTTTATCCTCTGGCCTTCCCATCATCCCTCCAGTTTGGCCTCCTTCCAACCCCATGCCCTCCCCCTCCTGTTCATATAACAGTCACAATGCACTTTGAGAGTttgatctcattttatcttcataatAAGACTGTGAGGTAGGTAGGGCAGGTATCATTAAACCATCCGGGACACTTTTAAGTAGGAAGCTATGGCTCAGAAAAGTTAAGGGATTTTTATCAAGGTCTAAAAGCTAGTATGAGTGTCTGGTTTCAGCTCTGATGTGTAAAGGTTATTAGGGACCAAAGCGGCTGCAGACAGACCTTGAAGCTTACTCTGCTATTCTCCGTGTTGTCCCTGACCCTTCCATTCCAGGTTGTCTTTGGGGGCTCTGCTTCACAAGCAAGACTCCATGCAGAGGCTCCCAAAATAGTAGTTCATCCGTACCCCCTCCCCGCGCCACCCTGTCCTGGGGCTACCCACGAAGGTGCGAGAAAGAAAGTAGGACTCCAAATCAGTAACTGCACACTGAGGAATGGAGGTCGCTTCCATCCTTCTACAGTTACCTCACCCAGAAGATCAACCAACCCTCTGGGTGTATGATTCAGAAGAGATGGTTGGATCCAGCCAGTTCACAACAGTGACCGACTCACGGAGATACATGGATCATTTTGCACAAATATGCATCTGTGACACACTAGGCCCCAGTAGATCACCATGCTAAACACACTCCATGGACTCCTGATAAATAAGTTAGTTCACATTGACTAGGCCCAGGGATTTCTGGCTACCAGCAAGGAGCCTGGGGACTGCTGCACCTTGGGGCCTCTCAGGGAGCTAGGGCTCCTCTGCCAGGCTGCCCAGAGGAGAAAGATCCAGCCCTCTCCTCAGAGAGAAGGGTGAGCATCACTTCCTGGCAGTGCCCAGAAGCAGCAACAGGGCAAAGGGCAAGGAAGAAGACTTCACTGCGCACCCCCCAACCCAGGGTCACATCCCTGCACCAGGAGGTCTCAGCATACAGAAAGGTTTTTTGCTCGTTGCTTCTTAACCACAAATGATGGCATAAAGGTCTTTCGGAGGGGCTGGCATGGAGGTCTTTCAGGGACGCCTCTTGACTCAGTCCTGTGGAAAAGAAAAGGTAGCTTTAGGCTAGGAGGAGGAAACAAAGGCAGCAATGGCCTCAGAGTTGATGGAATCTGCTGTGGGAAGCTAGGAACAATGTGACACAGTGCTTCCTACCCCCACATTCTCCCCCATCATCTACTGCGGAATCCTCTGTGTCCTAACCTTGCTCTCCCAGCAAATCCGACAGGTGGCCTAAGGTTCAGCTGTGAGAGCCGAGGGCTTGCTGAACCGTCATGAGGGGGTCTCCCAGGCTctggtcctggctctgccatggACTTACCACACAGGTAGCCTCGGGAAAGCGACTTCCTTCCCCGGCCCagtccccagcctcctcctctgtaaaagggATGCTTAAACTACCTTCCGTTTCTCCCAGCACCCTCTCTGAGACTATCTCGGTCTCTGAGATTTCAAAGCGACCCATAAAATACGACTGGCATTACAATCTCAGCATCCTGGTTCATCAggctcctccccacacccctacCCCCTGCCCGGCTGGCCAGGACTCACCTAGGGGCAGGGCCATCAGGAAGGGCAGGGGACTCAGGGTGTTTCGGGCTCCTCCAACGGATCCGGTTGAGCAGGACCTTGACCTTGTTCCAGTGGGAGAGATCCCGCTGAGCGGAGGGCGAGGGGATCAGAGCTCCTCCCCACGACTAACCTCTGACCAAGCTCCCATAGACAGCAGGCAGTACAGCCAGGACAAGTCACCTGCTCCAGTCAGGTATTCTGTCCCTTTCCCAGCGTTCCTGGCCTTCACGCTGTGTACACAATCCAACCAGcccacaccccccacctccccaacccccaccccctcaccccctctccATCCTATCCCATGCCTCCACACACACCCATCACCTACCTTGTGTCCCTGGGAGGGGGCAAAGATCTGAGCTGGTTCAGCGGCGGCCTCTAAGAGCCTGGGAGGGTTGGCATTGGGCAGCCCAGCCTTTAGGGGTGCAGCTGTTTCTGCCCCTTCAGAAAGAGAATCAGCTTATCCAGGGCCAGAAGCAGTAAGCCACACATCAAGCCCCCGGGATCACGAGGTCtcccagggtgggggcggggtctCCCGCGGTGGGGCGGGGTCTCCCGGGTGGGAACGGGGCCTGGGCAGGCAAGACACAGGGGAAACGCGATTGCCTCtcacctgcctcctgcctctggctGAGCAGTTCATGCACCTCAGGGCCTGTGTCACAAGAGGGTGGCGGTGAAGGGGCCAGGGTTGGctccccccctgccccctctATCTCCTCTTCCTCCACTTCAGGATCCTGTGCACAGAACAGACAGGCACTCAAGACCCCGCTGCTTCCAGGGCTCCCGAGTGGAGCCGGCTCTCCTCCACAGCCCCCACTCACCTGCCCCCTGCTGGCCTGCCGGCCCTGAGGCTCACTCACCGGTAGGGGCCTCTGGGTCTGCAGCTGCAAGTAGAACTGCTGGAGCCTTGCCATCTGCTCCAGCACGAGGCACAGGTGTTCCAGGTATCGGAGCCCTTGTCCTGGGAGACAGGCCCAGGCTTCAGGCCCCAGGGCTCCCGCCTGTGGGACAGAGTGAGGTAGGGAGACTTCTGAACTCAACCAGAGCCCCATGCTAGGCAGACCAGCAGGTGGGAGCAGAGGGGCTGGGGAAAGGAGGCACACGCCCCCAGCTGGCCTCCCAACACACACCCAGGCATGCCGCCAGGCCAGCCCCCATTCTGCCCACCTCCACCCAGCTGGGAGTGGGCCGAGGAGAGAACAAGCCTTCAACGAGAAGCAACGAATGCCCCACCCCAAGAGAGCTCCAAGGAGAACAAGTCAGTGAGGCCCCACCAGCCAGCAGCAGCCCCCTCCATGTGAGAAGGCCATTTCTGTCCCACTCTTACCCACCAGGAGACCTGGCACTCACCACCTCTGCTTCCTCCAGGCCTGCCTCTAGGTCAGTTTCCGCCTCTGTGGCCTCCTGTTCCCCAGCTCCAAAAGGGGGCACTTGACTTTCCGGCTCGCAGGGGGAATTCAGTGAGCTGCAGTGTCGTGACATGCTGGCGGGGGAAGTGGGGAGCCGGCGGGAGCGCTCCAGCACCTGCTCCAGCTTACGGTTGGCCAGAAGCCGGCCAAGATGGGCAGGAGGCTCCACGGGAGCAAGGGCCAGGGGCTCAGGGCTCCCTGTAGGCTCAAAGTCCAGACAGACCTGAGAAAGGCCCGGTGAGGTCGTCAGGGGCCCGTCCCCAACCACCATCTCCACTCCTGAGTCCCTGGAAGCCAGTTTGAGAAGTGGTTGCTGCCTCCTGGGACCTCTCAGCTGGCCATCTCTCTTCCAGGAGTCCAGTGACCAATCTTGAGCCGCGTCTGGGATCCGTCGGTAGGTGCTGCTGACTCCAGGTACTACACAACCGTGTGCCAAGTCCTCACCAACCCCATCTGCAAGGAGAGTCTTTATCAGGCTGGGCAGGCTGCCCCTAACGCCCCCAGCATTCCTGGCAACTGGCAGCATTCCCCGGGGAGGAGTGTCCTGGGCCAGAGGTGAAGGGAGGGGACCGGACTGGACAGCCACAGCCCCGCCCAGATCTCTCCCCATCCCTGGTTGGAAGAAGTTAACACGGGTTCCCTTCAAAGTCTTTGTTGGTGATCACAGACCCCCCGGATTTGGGCTGTATGGCAGGCAAAGCCGTGTGGGATGTGTTCATCAGCTCCTTGTATGGCCGATCCTCCTTTGAGGGGATAGCTGCTTTCTTTTTGTGCCCTGGAGCCTAGGGTAAGCTTATGACTTCCAAGTCGTGAATGGGGAGCCTCAGTCTCTTCAACTActccccccccccggggggggcaGTAGGGCtgcgacccccacccccaccctccggCCTCAGGGACACGGAGAAGGGCACAAAGAAGGAAGCTTGGGGTCCCAAACTAGCATCAGGATGCAGGATGAAGCCTCTCCAGAAGCtcctggggaagggcaataaaaaataacaatagctaTAACCACTGCCGGCTTCTTCTCTCTTAAATGAGAAATAGTGAAGATTTGGTGGggagtcggggtgggggtggggtgggacttAAACAGgaactgggggcagggggtgtagGAGAAGCAGCGCAAGCGCCCGAGGGCTGTCCCCTCTGCGACAGGCCCTACCCACGCGCTGGGTCCCCAACTGTAATACCGATGTACAAACTAGCGCGGGAGAGGATGGAGGGCCGCCTCGGTCTCACCGCCGGCCGCGCGGGAGAGCTGGGGGCCACTCCGGGCCCTTCCACCCCGGCCCAGGGAAGCCAGCCAGGAAGTCTCCTTCGGGAAGGAGAGGGCTTTTCCTTCTCCGCGGCCCCGTAGGGGGCTTTTGGACCAGCTGGCGGGGCAAGGGCTGAGAATTAGAGGGAAGTGGAGCCGTTGGGAGTGGGATGGAAGGTGGTGGCTGGTTTAGCGCCCGAACCCAGAAGGTCTCCAAAGCGCACAGCGCCATCGCTCAGCCCGTCCGAAGGGAAGCGGCGAGGTCGGGCGCCCCGGGCGGGGTGTACGGGCTGGGACGGGGAGCGCAGAGCGGGGTCCGGGCGCGGGAGTCGGCTCCAGGAGAGGAGGCCCCAGCCGGTCTGGGGGGCGGGCGACTCACCCCGGCCGCCGAGCGGCTCCACGGCGAAGACGCGCCGCCGGCCCAGCATGGCCCCGCTCCCGGCCCCAACGCGGCGCCCGGCCGCCAGCAGCCAGCCCGCGATCCCGGCCAGAGTTCCCCCTCCGCTGTCTGGCGGGAGGTTTCGCACGCGCGTCCGGCCCCGGCTGGGCGCGGCCCCCGGACCCAccctgcggggggcgggggggaggggcgcgCAGGTGTGCGgacggctgggggtggggtgggcgcgCCCGGAGGGGCCGCGGAGGGCGGAGGCTGGGAGCCGGGCCGCGCGGGGCGCTCGGGGGAGCCGGGAGAAGGCCTGGATCCTCTGTCCTTCGGGCTCCGGGCAGCCCCGCGCTCCCACACCGGGCCGAGGAGCGGAGACCTCCGCCTGAGGACGCTGTCTGGCTGGAGGTGCGGGGTTACCCGACACCCCCTCACTCCCGGTTCACATGCTGGTCTGTCTTCCTGCCGCCGAAATGCAGCCGGGGCTGAGGATGGAGGGTCGGCGGGGACTGGACGGTAGCGCGGAAGGAAATGGAGCCCCACGTGCTGGCTGCGGGAAGAGCGCTGACCGGGACAAGGTTGTCCCTGCGCTCCCAGCTGTGTGCCTGGGGCATGTCACTCAGCCACTCAGAAACCTGACGCGACAGAAGGGGGAAATGATCCCTGTCCACATGGAAATCCTTTCCGACAACTGTAGAGCGCCTTAAGTCCTAAGCTAGATCTGAATGGCCTCCTCATCCCATACCTCTCCTTCACCCCGAGCACCCTAAatctggggcctggggagggggtctTCAGCATCTGGGGAAGTGAGCCAAAGGGACAAGGAAGCAGCCTGGAGGCGGTGGAAGTGTAAATACTTCCCTGTCCCCACCCGAACCCTCGTTTGGTCCTGGGGTTCTACCACTCCTCACCCTCAAAGGCTCCCAGCCTGAAAGGAAGCTGGGAGCCCAGGCAGCTGCCCAAGGTGACACAGCCCCgtgagcagggggcctgctggCCTGTAAGGAAACCTCATCCTCTTGAGTAAGGGGACAGGGCTGGAAAAATCCCAGCAGGACCCAAATCCCTTGGAGGCAGATAAGGGAGCTGGTGGACGTGCAAACTTGCACCtgagcctggggggggggggggggggctggagccAGAGCCCTTGGAAGGAAGTGGCCGTTAACTAGGAGGGGAAGAAAGTCTGCCACCGTCTTCTGCTCCTTGCTCCTTCGTACCCTTCCCCAAACACCTTACACTGGAGCCTTATCGGCAAGTTGGAAACTATAAGATTCTAACTGTAtaagatagggaaactgaggccagtaGCCAAGTCTGGAAAAAGAATGAGAGCCTAGTGCCTGAATTGCCTGCCATCTCATAACACCTTGATTTTCAGGCCAAGCCCTTCCCTGCTAGGCACAAGTCCTCTGCGTTTTCCCCACCTAACCCTATTCCCTAGACAGTAACCCCACTCCATTCCTCTTCCCCAGATACAGACAGGGAAACAGAATGCAGGGCCTGGCAGGAACTGCTTTATGCTCGCCCAACAGGATGTGTGGCACCAAACCCCAAGGCTCCCTAGGTAGGAGGGTTGGAGGGCTGGTCTATCAGGTGACTTCCTTCCTCTGTAGTGAGAGGCTAGGGAGGTAAAGGGAGGGAACCTCTGCCAGATCTCACCCTGaatctggagaatgtggggccaGATTCCAAGCAGTCTCCCTGGCGACTCTGGGGCAAGAATGCTTCTGGAACAGGAAGCCCAGCCAGCAGGAATGCAGTGTCTCAGCACAAGGCTTTGTGTGGGCTCAAAAGAACCCACACCCCCACCAACACACATGCAAGCACACGCCCTTCCAGGCCATGCACCtatgtctcccccccccccccaccatgcaaATACACCTGAGCCCTCGTGGTGATGGGAATCCATCATAGGGGGCCACACACTTACCACCCCTCTGCCTTCTGAAGCCCTGACTGGAGTAGCCCTGTGACCAGAACTAGGTCAGGCCTTTCTCCACCCCAAGGGCTCTGGACCCCCTGCATGACCACCTCCAACCCTGCTTCCTATCCGAGGAAACCCCTTTCCCTTTGATGCTTGAAGGAATAGCAGGGCAGCACTGCCGCCCCTTTCCTGACCGCCTGACAGGTGAGCAGCTTCCCTGAGTTCCTGAGACACACGGTGGCTGAGCAGCATCCTTCTTCGAGCTGAGGCCAGGGATGCCCAGTGGCCCCTCATCCTCCATGGGGAAGTCCCAGTTTCAGGAAGCACATTTCCTGCCAGCTCAGCACTGAGCTAGGCCCCATGGGAGGAAGGGCCAAGCCAAGAGACTGTGGGCATCTCCGGCCAGAGTAGAGATGGCTGGGAGCCATGGTGACCTCTCTTGTGCCCTGGAAGGCAACCTCTGGTGATGGAGGGGCAAAatctccccaccccaaaccaGAAATGTGGGATTCAGACTCCAGGGTCCAATCCCAATCCCCTCCCCTTACCAGCTCAGAGTCCTTGGACCCGCTACTCATCCTCCCTGTCCACTGTCCAGGGGTTCTTCATTTATAGAATAAGGAGGACAACAATACCCACCTCGGAATTGTGAGGAGTAAAGCACTGAACACGTTTGTGTGTTAGAATTCCctagtgaggcacctgggtggctcagtgggttaaagcctctgccttcagctcgggtcatgatcccagggtcctgggatggagccccactttgggctctctgctttgcaggaagcctgcttcctcctctctctctgcctgcctctctgcctacttgtgatctctgtctctcaaataaataaataaataaataaaatcttaaaaaaaaaaaaaagaaagaaagaaagaaagaaaatttaaaaagaaagaaagaaaaaaaaaaaagaattccctagTGAAACTTTGGGAATGTCCCCTTCCCATTTCTAACTGAAGGGGACTATATTAGATGCTCTCTTGGGGAACGTCTAACTCGAATCTCTCATTTCTGAAGTTATTCCCCCAAAtgcagaaaaaagtaaaaagggcaTAGCACTGGACAAACTGAGGTCTTATAATTAGGTAGTGTCCTCTCCCAAATGTGTCTGGGTTGCAGGGGGTGGGCACTCACAGCTGGCTTGGGGTGGGTTTGAGGGCAGGGAGGAAAAAGATCAAAGACTGCCCCCAACCCTCTCCTCTGACCAAAGAAGAAGTGTGCTCCTAAGCTGAGGCTGGCTGTGTAGCTGCTGAGCACTCTGAAGCTACCCCCTGCCCCGGCCCTGGGCCGCCAGAAGGAGAGCTGCTTGCCCCAGTTAAACAGGTGGGTTTCAGCGTGGACCCATCCAGCCTTTGGAGGCATTCAACAACTCACCAACATACCCCTTTCACAAGGGTCTCCACTCCCCATCTGTTTTCCTCTACTTCTTGGAACACTGCTGGCCCACGACACTTTGTTACAGGTGGGGATCTGACCATGTTAATATTCCCACCCACTTTTTCCAATCCACCACTTCCctgcttaaaattttcaaaatgatcccagggtctcaagATGAAGTCCAAACCATTTCTTCTGGCATTCAAGGGTCCCATCTCCCCTTCCAGTCTTCTCTTGGTACCTCCTTCGGCTACTGCCCTAAACCGAGCATCCACCTGCACTCACCCCCATCCTTCAGCATTTGTCCACTGCACCTGTTCAGGTTCTGTTCATCCTTACACACAGATGCCCTCTGCTCCGTGCTCACAGGCCACGCCTGTGTGTCCCACATTAGCTCTTAGCACTCATTGCCATGTACTATGATTTCATTTTTGCCAGCTCAGCGGCTCCCACTTGACTACCACCTTCAGGAGAGCATGAAAAAGTGCTACCTTTTTCTGGATGCCCCTTTGCCAGCATTCTCCCCTGTCGTGGGCTACACCCGACAGCAGGTGGCGCCAAGGAGGCCATCCCATTGCTGACCAGGTGTTCTGGCCTGGGGTCCTCCTCCTAAGCCACAGAAAGCCTTGatcttttctatgaaaataaaggCAGCCATCCAGGCAAAAGATGAGACGATTATTTCAAGGGGTAAATTGTATCAACAGATGCCCGAGGAGCCCACACAAACATTCTCCACCAAGATTCGCTCCAAAAAGAGCCAGATAGCACCTTCTCTGAAGCCCAGCTTTGATCTTTTCTGTGAAAATAAAGTTGAGACTGTGGCCCATTCCTCAGGCTAACTGGGGGACAGGGTGGGTCTGGAGCACCCGCAGCACCCATGCACCTTTCTGAAATGTCCTCCAGGATGAGGGCTGGGGGTTGGTGGGTGAATCCAGCCCTAAATCTTGTAGGGAACCTCTGTCCTGGCCTCAAGTCAAACATACCTGAGGGCAGACATGCCTCGCACTGGTTACCCATCCTTTTTTGATTTCGGTTGGGGTTTTCAAATCAACTAGAAGTGAAGCCAGCAGGGTCTCCCGTGGAAGGGACACACAGAAAACCCTGACTTGGAGGTGAGGTCCTTGGTGGGTGGAGGTCCCTCAGGGTGGGGGCTCCACTGGCGTGTCCCTCCCAGGCAAGGCTAACCTGCAGCCTGTCCAGGGTTCTTTCTGGTGAATCTCTTTCTCAGATGGGTGCAGACAGCCTTGGTCAAGTGCAGGACGTACTTGAGATATTGCCCCCTCTCCAGCTCATCCGGGTAAGTCAGCTGAGCTGGCAGCACTGGTCCCAAGTAGAGCAAGGAGCACAGAGTGGCAGGCCAGCCAGGGCCAGGGAACATGAGACTGGGTCCCTGAGCCGAGGCCTGGACAGAATAGACGTCAGAGCCTGCCTCCTACat
It encodes:
- the C1H8orf58 gene encoding uncharacterized protein C8orf58 homolog isoform X1 codes for the protein MLGRRRVFAVEPLGGRDGVGEDLAHGCVVPGVSSTYRRIPDAAQDWSLDSWKRDGQLRGPRRQQPLLKLASRDSGVEMVVGDGPLTTSPGLSQVCLDFEPTGSPEPLALAPVEPPAHLGRLLANRKLEQVLERSRRLPTSPASMSRHCSSLNSPCEPESQVPPFGAGEQEATEAETDLEAGLEEAEVAGALGPEAWACLPGQGLRYLEHLCLVLEQMARLQQFYLQLQTQRPLPDPEVEEEEIEGAGGEPTLAPSPPPSCDTGPEVHELLSQRQEAGAETAAPLKAGLPNANPPRLLEAAAEPAQIFAPSQGHKRDLSHWNKVKVLLNRIRWRSPKHPESPALPDGPAPRTESRGVPERPPCQPLRKTFMPSFVVKKQRAKNLSVC
- the C1H8orf58 gene encoding uncharacterized protein C8orf58 homolog isoform X2; translation: MLGRRRVFAVEPLGGRDGVGEDLAHGCVVPGVSSTYRRIPDAAQDWSLDSWKRDGQLRGPRRQQPLLKLASRDSGVEMVVGDGPLTTSPGLSQVCLDFEPTGSPEPLALAPVEPPAHLGRLLANRKLEQVLERSRRLPTSPASMSRHCSSLNSPCEPESQVPPFGAGEQEATEAETDLEAGLEEAEVAGALGPEAWACLPGQGLRYLEHLCLVLEQMARLQQFYLQLQTQRPLPDPEVEEEEIEGAGGEPTLAPSPPPSCDTGPEVHELLSQRQEAGAETAAPLKAGLPNANPPRLLEAAAEPAQIFAPSQGHKVKVLLNRIRWRSPKHPESPALPDGPAPRTESRGVPERPPCQPLRKTFMPSFVVKKQRAKNLSVC